In Spirosoma pollinicola, the genomic window TATTGATAAGTTCAGCCAACCTGTCATTATCGCCCAGCTTGAGTTATTGCTGACCTATGCCGACCGGTTTTACCAACGTCAGTTTATTACCCGGCAAATCAGTAATCATAAAATTCTGGACAAGCTGGAGACGTTACTTACAGGCTATTTTAACAGCGATGATCTACTGAACAACGGGTTACCCACTGTTCATTACGTTGCCGAAACGCTTAACGTATCGCCCAGTTATTTAAGTGGATTACTTAAAGCATTGACGGGGCAAAGCACCCAGCAACACATCCACAATAAGTTGATTGACAAGGCAAAAGAACTGCTATCGACGACGGATTTATCGGTAAGCGAAATTGCTTATGCGCTGGGCTTTGAACATCTACAATCGTTCAGCAAATTGTTCAAAGCAAAAGTCAACCGTTCGCCGTTGGAATTCCGGCAGTCTTTTAACTGATAAAACAATTAGCCATCGAACTTGGCGACTATGGTGTGCGGGCCAACTGCGTTTCTCCCGGCCCCGTAAAACCCAGTTGGCGGCAGCCGTTCACTCACCGGAGATCATTCAGGCGTATTATGACGGTATTCCGATAGGCCGCTCGGCAACAGAGCGGGAAATTGCGGAAACCATCTACTTCCTGTGCTCCGAAAAAGCCGCCTTCGTTACCGGGCAAATGATTGCCGTCGACGAGGGCTTCGATGCGTCGGGTATTGGCCTGCCAGTCCTGAGGGCTTCACGGGAATAGGGTGTTATTTTAGTTAACTCTCCATACTCCACCGTTTTGGCTTCACCCCTATATGTTCTTCAAAAAGCCGCGTAAAGTGACTCATATTACTGAAACCTAATCGGAAACCCACTTCCGATACCGACAGTTTATGCGCTCGAAGCAAATTGGCGGCCTCCTGCATACGGAACGATTGGTAGTAGTGAAAAAGACTGATGCCAAATATTTGTTTGAAAAGACGTTTGAGTTTCGACTTACTAAAATTTGCTACAGTGGCTAATGCATCAAGATTGGGTGGCGTATCCAATTGTGTCAGTATAGTATCTCGTATTTTATAAATTGTTTGCACATCATTACTATTCAATGCTGACACGGTAGTGTTTTCTCGTTTTAACAATTCGGCAATTAATAAACATAGTAGTTCTTCAGCTTTTACCTTGTAATAAAAATTAGTGAGTTTGTCGGGGATATGGCTTGTCAACATTTCATGGGCCACTTTCTGTATGCCCGCAGGTAGTTGCTCTTCAAATAAAAAAGACTGGTGATGGCTGGTAATTGTGCCAATAATATTATTTCCATAATCTACTTTCAGCAATTCTTTCAGGTAATCAATGTCAATACCAATTACAATTGATTTAATTAAAATCATACTCGGAAAGAACATTTCCGCATCTATATTGCCTGAAAAGATCTGAACAGACTGCAATAAGTTTGTCTTAATCCCCGAGTTATAATTTTCCGATTCCGATACGGAAAGATTGTGAAAAATGACAATTACTTTCTCCGTCTCCACCTGTGCGGTGGTTCTTTTTATTAACAAGTCTTCTTTTAATTCGTAATCTCTAATCATCATTCTGAGGCCTGGGCTAAACTTAAACCGTTGTAAGTAGCCTTTGCCAAATTGAGCCGGAATAATGACTTTACCAGTAGCATCAACAGCCGTATTCAGCCGGTCTGCAAAGCGTTTAAATAAACTAACGCCATCGTCTATCAATATCTCCATAAATGAGCTTTTAAGACTAAAATAACGCCAAATACAGCTATTTTACGTCTATATGGCAGCCTAATTTTGCATTGTACTAAAGAACAATGTCAAATGAATTTACTACAAAACAAAAAGATAGCGATCATTGGCGGAGGTCCTGGCGGACTAACGCTTGCCCGACTTTTACAACTCAAAGGAGCAACCGTAAATGTGTATGAACGAGATTTAAATAGAGCGGTGAGGGTTCAGGGTACGAGACTTGACCTCCATGCCGAATCGGGATTGAAGGCACTTGAATACGCCCGTTTGACGGATGCCTTCAAAAAAAATTATATACCCGATAATGATCGAACACGGGTTGTTGATGAGCATACAAAAGTTTTCTTTGACCAACATAATGGAGAAACTGCCGGAGATTTTGGCGATGAATGGTTCAGGCCCGAAATAGCCCGTGGGTCACTAAGAACTATCTTACTGGATTCTCTACAACCCAACACCGTTGTTTGGAACAGTCATATCGTTTCTCTTGAACCCATTGACAATATGTTCCAGCTACTTTTTCAAAACGGCAATACAGTTAGTGCCGACATTGTCATTGGAGCAGACGGAGCAAATTCCAAAATTCGCCAATTTGTTACACCTATCAGGCCGTTTTATTCAGGCGTAACCATTTTACAAGGTGGTATTGATAAGCCCGAAACGAACGCGCAAAAAATCCATGATTTTTTTAAAGAGGGAAAAATCATGGCTCTGGGCGATTCAAAAACAATAACGGTTGTCAGCGACAAAGTTAATGGCAATCTGGAATTTGGTTTAAGTTGGAAAGCCGATGCCAACTGGGTTGCAGACAGTGGTATTGATTTTAATAACGGCAAACAAGTTGCTAAATGGTTCAAAAAAGAATTTGCCAATTGGGATAGTATCTGGCATGAATTAGTCGAAGCAGAAAACACCCTATTTATCCCAAGACCACAATACTGTATGCCTCTGGATCAATATTGGAAAGCCAAACCAAACATAACACTCCTAGGCGATGCTGCTCACTGGATGCCGCCCTTTGCCGGCGAAGGCGTAAACATGGCAATGCTTGATGCGCTTGAATTAAGCGAAAGTC contains:
- a CDS encoding helix-turn-helix domain-containing protein yields the protein MEILIDDGVSLFKRFADRLNTAVDATGKVIIPAQFGKGYLQRFKFSPGLRMMIRDYELKEDLLIKRTTAQVETEKVIVIFHNLSVSESENYNSGIKTNLLQSVQIFSGNIDAEMFFPSMILIKSIVIGIDIDYLKELLKVDYGNNIIGTITSHHQSFLFEEQLPAGIQKVAHEMLTSHIPDKLTNFYYKVKAEELLCLLIAELLKRENTTVSALNSNDVQTIYKIRDTILTQLDTPPNLDALATVANFSKSKLKRLFKQIFGISLFHYYQSFRMQEAANLLRAHKLSVSEVGFRLGFSNMSHFTRLFEEHIGVKPKRWSMES
- a CDS encoding FAD-dependent oxidoreductase; amino-acid sequence: MNLLQNKKIAIIGGGPGGLTLARLLQLKGATVNVYERDLNRAVRVQGTRLDLHAESGLKALEYARLTDAFKKNYIPDNDRTRVVDEHTKVFFDQHNGETAGDFGDEWFRPEIARGSLRTILLDSLQPNTVVWNSHIVSLEPIDNMFQLLFQNGNTVSADIVIGADGANSKIRQFVTPIRPFYSGVTILQGGIDKPETNAQKIHDFFKEGKIMALGDSKTITVVSDKVNGNLEFGLSWKADANWVADSGIDFNNGKQVAKWFKKEFANWDSIWHELVEAENTLFIPRPQYCMPLDQYWKAKPNITLLGDAAHWMPPFAGEGVNMAMLDALELSESLTNEKFTDLTSAVAHYEKQMFARFAHIGKLTLHNTEWMHSPEGLKKMLGRFRHDAN